From the Brassica napus cultivar Da-Ae chromosome A8, Da-Ae, whole genome shotgun sequence genome, one window contains:
- the LOC106418976 gene encoding fimbrin-5-like has product MSSYVGVVVSDPWLHSQFTQVELRTLKSKFNSNKTLLDRFTVGDLPPVLAKLNAFSGTFDEDEIKSVLDKSYSNTSDQEVDFETFLRAYLSVQARGVEKSGGSKASSSSFLKTSTTTVHHAINESEKASYVSHVNSYLRDDPFLKSYLPIDPATNAFFDLVKDGVLLCKLINLAVPGTIDERAINTKKILNPWERNENLTLGLNSAKAIGCTVVNIGTQDIAEGRPYLVLGLISQIIKIQMLADLNFKKTPSLFQLVDDTQDAEELMGLAPEKVLLKWMNFHLKKAGYEKQVTNFSSDVKDGEAYAYLLNALAPEHSSHVALETKDPTERAKKVLEQAEKMDCKRYLSPKDIVDGSANLNLAFVAQIFQHRNGLTDDSSKSTSFAEMMTDDVETSREERCFRLWINSLGTATYVNNVFEDLRNGWVLLEVLDKVSPGSVNWKHANKPPIKMPFKKVENCNEVVKIGKELRFSLVNVAGNDIVQGNKKLLLAFLWQLMRYTMLQLLKNLRSHSQGKEITDADILYWANRKVKRVGRTSQAESFRDKNLSSGIFFLELLTAVEPRVVNWSLVTSGETEEDKKLNATYIISVARKLGCSIFLLPEDIIEVNQKMMLILAASIMYWSLQQQSDTESNVSEDATDEGDANSVTGEISNLSLDEASESSPIVQDQELLTKADEDKDEVDGDGENNNDA; this is encoded by the exons ATGTCAAGTTACGTAGGTGTTGTGGTCTCTGATCCATGGTTACACAGCCAATTCACACAAGTCGAGTTACGTACCCTTAAATCCAAG TTTAACTCAAATAAAACGCTCTTGGATCGTTTCACCGTTGGAGACTTACCTCCTGTCTTGGCAAAGTTGAACGCATTTAGTGGCACCTTTGATGAGGATGAGATCAAATCTGTATTGGACAAGTCTTATTCCAATACTTCTGATCAAGAAGTCGATTTCGAGACTTTCCTCCGG GCGTATTTAAGTGTGCAAGCACGAGGAGTGGAAAAGTCAGGAGGATCaaaggcttcttcttcttcattcctCAAAACTAGCACCACCACTGTTCACCATGCCATTAACGAATCCGAGAAGGCTTCCTACGTTTCCCATGTCAACAGTTACCTGAGGGATGATCCTTTCTTGAAGTCTTACCTTCCTATCGATCCTGCTACCAATGCTTTCTTTGATCTTGTTAAAGATGGTGTTCTTttgtg tAAGCTTATAAATCTTGCTGTTCCTGGGACCATCGACGAAagagctatcaacaccaagaaAATACTCAACCCATGGGAGAGGAATGAGAATCTTACTCTAGGTCTCAATTCTGCCAAAGCTATTGGCTGCACTGTCGTCAACATTGGAACTCAGGACATTGCTGAAGGAAGA CCATATCTCGTACTTGGGTTGATATCTCAGATTATTAAG ATTCAAATGCTGGCTGATCTCAATTTTAAGAAAACTCCTTCACTTTTCCAATTGGTGGACGACACTcag GATGCGGAGGAGCTCATGGGACTGGCTCCTGAAAAAGTATTGCTCAAATGGATGAATTTTCATCTCAAGAAAGCTGGTTATGAAAAGCAAGTTACCAATTTTTCTTCTGATGTTAAG GACGGCGAGGCATATGCGTATCTGCTTAATGCTCTTGCTCCAGAACACAGTTCACATGTGGCATTAGAGACCAAAGACCCCACAGAAAGAGCCAAAAAGGTTCTTGAACAGGCTGAGAAGATGGATTGTAAAAGATACCTTTCTCCAAAGGATATTGTCGACGGCTCTGCAAATCTTAACCTTGCCTTTGTGGCCCAAATATTTCAACACAG GAATGGATTGACTGATGACAGTTCAAAGTCGACGTCATTTGCTGAGATGATGACAGATGATGTGGAAACTTCACGAGAAGAAAGATGTTTCCGCCTCTGGATTAACAGTCTTGGAACTGCTACTTATGTCAACAATGTTTTTGAGGATCTTAGGAATGG ATGGGTTCTTCTTGAAGTTCTTGATAAAGTTTCACCTGGCTCTGTCAACTGGAAACACGCAAATAAACCTCCTATAAAAATGCCATTCAAAAAGGTTGAGAACTGCAATGAAGTTGTTAAGATTGGGAAAGAGCTGCGCTTCTCCCTTGTAAATGTAGCTGGTAACGACATTGTCCAAGGAAATAAGAAACTCCTTCTCG CTTTCCTATGGCAACTAATGAGATATACAATGCTCCAACTTCTGAAGAACTTGAGATCTCACTCGCAAGGTAAAGAAATTACAGATGCCGATATTCTATACTGGGCGAATAGGAAAGTGAAACGAGTAGGACGAACTTCTCAGGCTGAGAGCTTCAGG GACAAGAATCTGTCAAGTGGAATCTTCTTTCTGGAGCTTCTTACTGCGGTAGAGCCAAGAGTTGTCAACTGGAGCCTCGTTACCAGTGGAGAAACAG AGGAGGACAAGAAGTTGAACGCTACATACATAATCAGTGTTGCAAGGAAGCTCGGATGCTCCATATTCTTGTTGCCTGAGGATATCATAGAG GTGAACCAGAAGATGATGCTTATTCTGGCTGCTAGCATCATGTACTGGAGCCTCCAGCAACAATCAGACACAGAGTCGAATGTCTCAGAAGATGCTACTGACGAAGGCGATGCAAATTCTGTTACTGGTGAAATCTCCAACTTGTCCCTTGATGAGGCTTCTGAGTCTTCTCCAATTGTCCAAGATCAAGAATTATTGACAAAGGCAGACGAGGATAAGGATGAggttgatggtgatggtgagaaTAATAATGATGCTTAA